The genome window CCAGTTATAATTGACAACAATGCATTAACTGCTTACCTACAATCCTCTCAAGTCCAAGTTAATCACACGGTTAGACCATATGCTAGGAAAGAGGATGAGACGGCTATGGTACAAGTCTCACCTGTGCAAATACTTCATGGAAATGCTAGCTTACCTGCTTGTCAATTCACTCATGATGTCCCAGCTGTTGTGTTCTCCTCTGGTGGCTTCACAGGCAACCTATTTCATGAGTTTAATGAGCTCATCATCCCCTTATTCATCACATGTTACCACTTTAAATCCCACCTACAATTTGTCATCACTGATTTTAAGCCTTGGTGGGTCAGAAAATACAATCAGATTCTAACCCACTTGTCAAAATTTGAGGTGATAAATGCAGCAAAAGATGGAGGTGTTCACTGCTTTCCCGGAGCAGTTATAGGGTTAAAGTACCATGACAATCTAGCCTTAAATCCTACAGAAATTCCTGGAGGGTATTCCATGTTTGACTTCAAGCATTTCCTAAGAGAAACATATAACCTGAAGATAAAGAATGTTTCTGATATAGAAAAGCCAAAGCTACTTCTCATATCTCGTCCTAAAACAAGAAAGTTTATGAATGAAGATGAAATGGTGGATATGATGGAGGAACTTGGTTTTGAAGTTGTTGTGGCAACACCTAATAGGATGTCAAACTTGGACAAGTTTGCAGAGGTACTCAACTCGTGTAGTGTCATGGTTGGAGCACATGGTGCTGGAGTTACAAATACTGTGTTCTTGCCTGCTGGGGCAGTAATGGTCCAAGTGGTGCCACTGGGGTTGGATTGGGCTTCAACAGCTTACTTTGGTGGACCAGCAAAAGAGATGGGGATGCATTATTTGGAGTACAAGATTGAGCCAACGGAGAGTTCGCTTTTCAAAGAGTATGGTCCAGACCACCCAGTAATTTCTGATCCCATGTCTATATTCTTGAAGGGCTACAATGCTGCAAGAGCTACATATGTTGACGGGCAGAACCTGATGATAAACTTGGTAAGGTTTAGGGAGACCCTTgagaaagcaatgaagtttcttGGACACTAAATTGCTTTATTGTGGGATAATAGATTTGGGGTATATATCATTATCCTGTGAagtaagaggaaaaaaaaaatgcatatagaatttttttttttttttttggtcttgcATAGATTCATTCGATCATGTTTTTTACATATTGTTTGAGAAACAAGGGTATCCATGAAAGTTTATTTCTAATGctttaaaacttccaaaataaaACGTAATGCATTTATTTCATTGATTGAACAACGTCATATATTTAAACCATTTTAAGTACTGATCTGATCAGACACAGATATTATGGAATCACGgtaatttcaacaaatttagcTTTAGATAAAGATGCAAAACCGTGTGTAGCTGTGCAAAAGAATGATTAACCTTTTCAATATAACTGTGTTTTAAGTATACAAGGCTCATATGATGCATATAAAGTACCTTCCTTAATCAGTATAGGGAACAATGAGATTGGGTGATACATAAAGAATACAAGCAGCTTTAGCAATAAGACACAGCAAGCAATCAACTGGGTTGCATACAACGAGTGGCTGACACATACGGAACTTTCACTTTATACGGTAAATGTTAATGTtaattgttaaattgttaaATAGGTACATTTTAGTTAAAAATCTACTGGCACAAACCAATCATGCCCAAGTAATCAAGTGAACATAATTCATTTAAACCCTACATCACATGGGTCTACTTGCAAGACCATAAAGTATTCCACGTATTTTAGCTGTAGCCATTAACCAAACCATTCTTACTGTTCTTCACTGATATTCTTCCAAACTAAATCTAACCATTCTAACTGTTCTTCATTGATATTATTCTAAAAAAGGAGCACCATCATACTATCATAGATAATTAGATTCTTGTAAGGCACGGATAATCCAGGAAGCTGCAGAATTTTGTGCTTCCTTTACTCTGGACTTTTCATCTCCCTCAATATATAACACACCATCTACTGTTGGTATTTGAACTGATGAAACATATTTCTTGTCGTGTGGTGGACCCTCATCCTTCTCAAGGCTGCAAGTTATAGCAAGAGTACATTTAGATTCAATATCTTACGATATAGATATGAAAGTGAGAATTTGAAAAAACAGTGAATACTCGAGAAGAAGAAAggcatgaaaattttatatccaacataggTGGTGGTTTGACTGTACACACATGGAggagttaaaaaagaaaaaattaaaaagaaaaaagaaaaaagaagaagcatttCATTGCAAGATTAAAAACTGCAACAAATGAGTGCCCACAAGCCAATAGAACAAACTACAAAGCCTAatagtttatgttcatttgACATGCCATAGAGATCAGTATTCCTGGTTCCAGTCATTGCGAACCCAGTAATCTAGCTCTTCAAAACATTCCATGCCATCCTTATGAAATTCTAAATCACAAACTATGGTAGAGAGAGGAGGGAAGAAGGGGGAGAGAGAATCCAGAAGGCTCAATTGCGGTTCACTCACAAAACTAACAGGCTCATCATCAAATAATTCAGaacccacacacacatatactcTCTATTGCTTCACTGCTCATAATAAAGAAGCTCATACCTGTAAATAGGCTTAGGCCATTTTTTCTTGCCACAAAGCTCATGTAACTTCTGCTTCGCTCCATCAATCTCAAATGACTTATTgagcccaaaagaaaaatctaaccTCCCGAAGTTAGTGGGCATAGATTTCGATAACTTGAGCAAAGCTTGCTTTGCTGCATTAAGCTTTGCAATTTCCTTCTTCTCAGAAGAACCTGAGGCAATAAATTTACCATCAACATATACAGTCGCAATATTCTTTTCCCCATTCTTCCAATACTTAATGTCAACTTGCTTCCCTTGCTTCTGACACAACTCAAACAACATCGTGACAGGCTGTGGTTGTTTTTGCAAGTCTTCAAGTGTGACGATAGGTTCCAAGAGAGCCCTAAAAAtcttcaaatataaaaacaaccaAAGATGAACTCTATATCAACATAGAGATAGACACTAAAAGtccaaaacaagaaaataaaaaagacaaatcaTTTCTGCCAAATAAGAAAAGATGAGTTAAATACACACGACCCATAATTGTTGCAGGTCGAGATTGAGATCAACATATATAGCTGCTGCCACAGACTCTACAATGTCAGCAAGAATCTTTGGGGCTTTTACTAATCCGCCATATACAACTGTATCGTCCTCCAGACTGACTGCATCAGCAAATTCTTTAATCTATAGAAATAACACAAAACCATTTGCatagaaaaaatcaagaaccaatCTTCGCTCAAATTCTaaacaaattttaaccaaaaataaatccaaaaaatacgGATCCTCATCAGAAAATTCACTTATAAACTCTTAAAAAGTTGTACACACTATTTATTCACATTCAAAGGGTGCCTTCAATTCATTgcttttttattagaaaaatataagcATCCACTGTCATAGTCATAAAACATTTAGTTATTTACACCAAACGAATAAGAGACAATATCTGTCAGCattccccaaaaaaagaaaaaaaaaactttgcttAAGACAAATTCCGCCATAAAAAAAAGCTCACTAAAAACTCGTTactcaaaacctaaaatttcAAGTGATAACAAAGACAAGAAGTTTACAAACACAAGCATCCTCTCCCACATCTAGAAAATTGTTTAATCGAATATGTATAGTTTATTAAATAACACTTCACATACAAAAAACTGCAAttccatcctaatttttttttttaaagtattgaTGGTGTAATTCCATCATTTTGCTCATAAATTTACTCTACAATGCCTCAATCTTTCAATGTGCCACTTTTTAAACACTATGCAACTTAAATGACATGTGAATAAATTGAAAGGGGAGACTGGTATTTTTAAATGGGTCATGTTAATGAGTGCTCTTAGGGCAATAATTAAGAATCTAGTTAAAGACtttctttaattgaattctTAATTAGTGCcttaagggcactcgttagcatttccatttttaaatttttttaagtcttAGGGCAATGGTTAAGAATCTAgttaaaaactttctttaattgaattctTAACTAGTGCCTTAAAGGCACTCGATagtatttctcttttttaattttttttaagccaatgaCCTCTAGCTCAAGTTGCACTTCCTTCTCCCacaaaaattgtatatatatattttttcaataaaatttaaacatatgaAAGGTCTGCTGATGTGGCTTGTTGTGATTggcacatacatacacatacacaaaatttctctctctctctctctctctctctagccttttatttatttatttcagttAAAGTAAAATCTGTAGCATTAACCAATAAATTTAACCATTGCATTTGCAGTAGacaataaattcataataacgtacgaaaaataattaatcctaataaaaaaaataaaagataatataaacaaactaataaagaaataaactataaaaagaaaaagaaaaaaaaacaaagaaaagttgGTAGCTTTGGTTTTGACCTTATCATGAAGAGGGGCGGCATGGTGTCTGATAAAGCGGTGGAGGCCGTGGCGGACGGCGACGCGGGCGAGTTTCTCGGTGCTGATATTGGCGGCGCGTAGAGACGAGAGCTGTCCAGGCTCGAGGTTAGGGTAAGCCAAGAAGACGTAATTGCTGAGAGCGAGCCCGAGCACGGCGTCGCCGACAAACTCGAGGCGCTGGTAGGACTTGAACGACTCGCCGTTGTTATAAGAGGAGTGAGTGAGTGCTTCTTTTAGTAGCGACTTGTCTTTGAACCTGTAGGAGAGGATTTCTTCCACGGCTCTTATCGAAGATGCCATGTCATCAGCAGCACCACCGGATGTGGACGGCggtgaggaggaggaggaggaggaggaggagagtgAGGTGGCGGTGTGGATTGTGTAGAGGAAAGGTGAGGGGGGCATAGGGAGATTGTAGAGATCGGTGCACCAGTGTGTGGAGATATCAAGCTGAGGATCCAAATCCATTGCATTCATCattatttggctttttgggctTTGGGAGTGAAGaggtttttacttttatatgGAAAAAGGACTCTCTGTATCTGTAAATATATGTCTATAGTTTCTACTTTGTAGAATTTCAGGAGTCCTAGCTGAGGTATGGAAAGTTTTATAGGATTAAAGCGCGTGATATAGACGCGTGTTTTGTTGCGTGAGgtggtgatttttttaaataatttgctCAGGTTTGGTGTTTG of Quercus lobata isolate SW786 chromosome 8, ValleyOak3.0 Primary Assembly, whole genome shotgun sequence contains these proteins:
- the LOC115957633 gene encoding alpha-1,3-arabinosyltransferase XAT3-like isoform X2, whose product is MMTDTVNRKDHLSNWNGSPYRRKVDKGVELVEPLEFTMRRLVRGEDRVQLETTGFSCHSDLHSEVCVAKKPVIIDNNALTAYLQSSQVQVNHTVRPYARKEDETAMVQVSPVQILHGNASLPACQFTHDVPAVVFSSGGFTGNLFHEFNELIIPLFITCYHFKSHLQFVITDFKPWWVRKYNQILTHLSKFEVINAAKDGGVHCFPGAVIGLKYHDNLALNPTEIPGGYSMFDFKHFLRETYNLKIKNVSDIEKPKLLLISRPKTRKFMNEDEMVDMMEELGFEVVVATPNRMSNLDKFAEVLNSCSVMVGAHGAGVTNTVFLPAGAVMVQVVPLGLDWASTAYFGGPAKEMGMHYLEYKIEPTESSLFKEYGPDHPVISDPMSIFLKGYNAARATYVDGQNLMINLVRFRETLEKAMKFLGH
- the LOC115957633 gene encoding alpha-1,3-arabinosyltransferase XAT3-like isoform X1; the encoded protein is MGKESSRLVLGATSVVLLLVIFLLYAAYFTSDVNPFDSWKDHLSNWNGSPYRRKVDKGVELVEPLEFTMRRLVRGEDRVQLETTGFSCHSDLHSEVCVAKKPVIIDNNALTAYLQSSQVQVNHTVRPYARKEDETAMVQVSPVQILHGNASLPACQFTHDVPAVVFSSGGFTGNLFHEFNELIIPLFITCYHFKSHLQFVITDFKPWWVRKYNQILTHLSKFEVINAAKDGGVHCFPGAVIGLKYHDNLALNPTEIPGGYSMFDFKHFLRETYNLKIKNVSDIEKPKLLLISRPKTRKFMNEDEMVDMMEELGFEVVVATPNRMSNLDKFAEVLNSCSVMVGAHGAGVTNTVFLPAGAVMVQVVPLGLDWASTAYFGGPAKEMGMHYLEYKIEPTESSLFKEYGPDHPVISDPMSIFLKGYNAARATYVDGQNLMINLVRFRETLEKAMKFLGH